DNA from Planktothrix serta PCC 8927:
TTTTTGATAAAATTAAATTGCCAGTTCATAAAATCAAAACCCAATAAAGAAATAGTTTTTCAGATTATCTGGTTTTGATTTTTCGCCCTGATGTTATTCTTGTCAAAAGACAACTTGTAAAACTTATAGAATTAGCCAGAACAGTTAGAAAATAGACTGATTCTCATCTGTTCCCTGTTCCCTGTTCCCTGTTCCCTGTTCCCTGTTCCCTTTCCCTACTTAAGAATAATGAAAGGGTACTGTAACCCAAGGTAAACAAACACAGAATAGTAACATCCATCGCCACCATCCCCAAGTTAAAGCATCAGAATCTCCGATTAAAATGGCATCAATTCTTTCTCCTAAACGACTACTCCGAATCGAACAACTAAAGGATAAATTGCAATAATCGGGAGATTTAAACGGGGCTTTAGCAAGATATAATAGAGATTCTGCTAATATTAATGGATCAACTTGTTGGGTTGCATAACGATCCGCCCGCATTTCCCGCAATAATAGTAATTCTTGCCATAATTTCTCTGTATTGGGCAGCCAAACTGTTAACATTTGTAGCCAACCCAACGCAAAAAACCAAAAAGTATCTCGATAGTTTAAATGGGCTTGTTCATGGGCAATAACGGCTTCTAAATGAATATCATCTAAGGTTTTTAATAATCCTCGACTGACCACTAATTCCGGTTGCCAAAATCCCACTTGAGCACTGTAGGGAAAATCATCCTCTAAAATTCGGGCGGTTTTTCCCATGACCATCTGTTGAGACAGCGTATAAATTCGCTGTTGAGACTGCCATAATTGCGTTAGCAACTGAACTCCTGTAAACAGTCCCCAACCGACAACCCCCAAAGCCAGCAAATAACTAAACCAACTCGCTTGGAGTCCCAACATTTTCCCCTTAGCTCCCATAGACAAAACCGCCAAGGCTGTCATCAGCAACACCAAAGGGGGACAAACAAACAAAAATAGAGCTTTTTGCCAGCGTTGATGCCAACTTCCCCCTTCGGGTAACGGCATCATTCGTAAAGCCACAGCACTCAAAAGCGCGAATAGAAGAATCATGAAGTGCATTATTGTTGTCCCTCCCGTTGACGACGAATCACATCCAGCCGTGAGGCAATAGCATCAATTTGCTCTAAACTTGCTGTATCCAAACTATCAGCAAAAGAAGCTACTAGATCAGGATTACCAATGGCTAAAAATCGATTTAAACGATCATACGCCAAAATTGCCTGCCCCTGTTCACGGGTGACTGCGGGTTGCCAATAAAAAGCCCGTTCTTGTTTATTGCAAGTTAACCAACCTTTTTCTGTCAAACGCCGCAAGACCGTTGTTACTGAAGTATAAGCTAATTCTCGATTAGGGTCAGCTAAAATTCGTTCATGGACGTCTTTAACCGTTGCTACGCCTAATTCCCAAACAATCTCTAGGATTTCACTTTCTAAAGGGCCGAGGGAAAGTTGCCGAGGACGATAATTAGGCAAAGGAGCCATAAGGAATAGAAAAGAAGAGGACTAATCCGTTAGTGTAGTGGATGATTTGAACAGAAATCAAGTCTTGAGGATTTTTAGACTAGGAGACGTAAAAAACAGAACATCTCAAACTCTAATTAATGAGAGGATTTGAGATGTTTAATTTTAGGCAAATAGGGGATTAATTGATATTACTTTTTCCAATCCTGATCTGTTTGAGCTAACACATAAGCCGCAACATCATCAATTTGGTCTGGTTTTAAACGGCCCAAGAAACTCGGCATTGCAGCTTTCCCTTTGGTGACTTGGGCTGTGATTGCCTCAAGACTATACATCCCATATTTTTCCAGATCTGCTTTTTTTA
Protein-coding regions in this window:
- a CDS encoding M56 family metallopeptidase, giving the protein MHFMILLFALLSAVALRMMPLPEGGSWHQRWQKALFLFVCPPLVLLMTALAVLSMGAKGKMLGLQASWFSYLLALGVVGWGLFTGVQLLTQLWQSQQRIYTLSQQMVMGKTARILEDDFPYSAQVGFWQPELVVSRGLLKTLDDIHLEAVIAHEQAHLNYRDTFWFFALGWLQMLTVWLPNTEKLWQELLLLREMRADRYATQQVDPLILAESLLYLAKAPFKSPDYCNLSFSCSIRSSRLGERIDAILIGDSDALTWGWWRWMLLFCVCLPWVTVPFHYS
- a CDS encoding BlaI/MecI/CopY family transcriptional regulator; its protein translation is MAPLPNYRPRQLSLGPLESEILEIVWELGVATVKDVHERILADPNRELAYTSVTTVLRRLTEKGWLTCNKQERAFYWQPAVTREQGQAILAYDRLNRFLAIGNPDLVASFADSLDTASLEQIDAIASRLDVIRRQREGQQ
- the petJ gene encoding cytochrome c6 PetJ, giving the protein MKKLISALLIMVVAVLSFVPNAFAADLANGAKVFSANCASCHAGGKNLVNATKSLKKADLEKYGMYSLEAITAQVTKGKAAMPSFLGRLKPDQIDDVAAYVLAQTDQDWKK